The Clarias gariepinus isolate MV-2021 ecotype Netherlands chromosome 7, CGAR_prim_01v2, whole genome shotgun sequence genome includes a window with the following:
- the hsbp1b gene encoding heat shock factor-binding protein 1b yields MADTDPKSVQDLTAVVQTLLQQMQDKFQTMSDQIIGRIDEMSTRIDDLEKNIADLMTQAGVEEAEGENKPKEAEAS; encoded by the exons ATGGCTGACACAGACCCGAAATCAGTGCAGGATCTTACAGCAGTG GTGCAGACATTGCTGCAGCAGATGCAGGACAAATTCCAGACCATGTCAGATCAAATCATTGGGAGAA TTGATGAGATGAGCACACGCATTGATGACTTGGAGAAGAACATCGCTGACTTAATGACCCAGGCTGGTGTGGAGGAGGCAGAAGGAGAGAACAAGCCCAAAGAAGCTGAGGCATCTTAA